From a single Vibrio tubiashii genomic region:
- the pfkA gene encoding 6-phosphofructokinase has product MIKKIGVLTSGGDAPGMNAAVRGVVRTALSEGLEVYGVFDGYLGLYEDRIEKLDRSSVSDVINKGGTFLGSARFPEFKEVEVRQKAIENLQKHGIEALVVVGGDGSYMGAKKLTEMGYPCIGLPGTIDNDIAGTDYTIGYLTALNTVIDAIDRLRDTSSSHQRISIVEIMGRHCGDLTLMSAIAGGCEYIITPETGLDKEKLIGNIQDGIAKGKKHAIIALTELMMDANELAKEIEAATGRETRATVLGHIQRGGRPTAFDRVLASRMGNYAVHLLMEGQGGRCVGIQKEQLVHHDIIDAIENMKRPVREDLFKVAEELF; this is encoded by the coding sequence ATGATTAAGAAGATCGGTGTCTTGACGAGTGGCGGTGACGCACCAGGTATGAACGCTGCAGTTCGCGGCGTGGTTCGCACTGCGTTATCTGAAGGACTAGAAGTTTACGGTGTATTCGATGGTTACTTAGGTCTTTACGAAGATCGTATCGAAAAGCTAGATCGTTCAAGCGTTTCTGATGTAATCAACAAAGGCGGCACGTTCCTAGGCTCTGCGCGTTTCCCTGAGTTCAAAGAAGTGGAAGTGCGTCAGAAAGCGATCGAAAACCTGCAGAAGCATGGTATCGAAGCTTTAGTTGTTGTTGGTGGTGACGGCTCTTACATGGGTGCGAAAAAGCTAACAGAAATGGGTTACCCATGTATCGGTCTACCGGGCACTATCGATAACGATATCGCAGGTACGGATTACACAATTGGTTACCTAACGGCACTGAACACTGTTATCGACGCAATTGACCGTCTACGTGATACTTCATCTTCTCACCAGCGTATCTCGATCGTTGAGATCATGGGTCGTCACTGTGGTGATCTAACGCTAATGTCTGCAATCGCAGGTGGCTGTGAATACATCATCACTCCTGAAACGGGTTTGGATAAAGAAAAGCTGATTGGCAATATCCAAGATGGTATCGCTAAAGGTAAGAAGCACGCGATCATTGCTCTGACTGAGCTAATGATGGATGCTAACGAACTAGCGAAAGAGATTGAAGCGGCGACGGGTCGTGAAACTCGTGCTACCGTTCTTGGTCACATCCAACGTGGTGGTCGCCCTACTGCATTTGACCGCGTTCTTGCATCTCGCATGGGTAACTACGCAGTACACCTATTGATGGAAGGTCAAGGTGGTCGTTGTGTAGGTATTCAAAAAGAGCAACTTGTTCACCACGATATCATCGACGCTATCGAGAACATGAAACGTCCAGTACGCGAAGACCTATTCAAGGTTGCTGAAGAGCTATTCTAA
- the fieF gene encoding CDF family cation-efflux transporter FieF (FieF, a metal efflux transporter, is a member of the CDF (cation diffusion facilitator) family of transporters.), whose amino-acid sequence MKQEYARLVTMAAWTATIVATLLLVVKVGAWWVTGSVSLLASLIDSMLDIAASLVNLVVVRYSLQPADREHTFGHGKAESLAALAQAMFISGSAVFLILNGIERFFRPHELQSPEYGVYVSLFAILVTFALVRFQKHVVKKTGSQAIAADSLHYQSDLYMNAAIMLALGLSWFGITQADSVFAVAIGVYILYSAFKMVQEAIQTLLDRKLPDEELKAIRECCVKVEGVLGVHQLRTRMSGPTRFIQLHLEMEDNIRLIEAHRISDEVEDKLLELYPHSDVLIHQDPYSVVLGAEKGQKSQDW is encoded by the coding sequence ATGAAACAAGAATATGCTCGCTTAGTCACCATGGCTGCATGGACGGCCACGATTGTTGCGACACTGCTATTGGTGGTCAAAGTCGGGGCTTGGTGGGTAACGGGTTCCGTCAGCTTACTCGCCTCATTGATTGACTCAATGCTCGATATCGCGGCATCTCTGGTTAACCTCGTTGTGGTGCGTTACTCCCTTCAGCCTGCTGACCGAGAACATACTTTTGGCCACGGCAAAGCCGAATCTCTGGCGGCTTTGGCACAGGCGATGTTTATTTCTGGCTCTGCGGTATTTCTGATCTTAAATGGTATCGAACGCTTCTTTAGACCACACGAGTTGCAGTCCCCTGAATACGGTGTTTACGTCAGTTTGTTTGCCATCTTAGTCACGTTTGCATTAGTTCGTTTCCAAAAGCATGTGGTGAAGAAAACCGGTAGCCAAGCAATAGCCGCAGATTCACTGCACTATCAATCTGACCTTTATATGAATGCGGCGATTATGCTCGCGCTAGGTTTGAGCTGGTTTGGGATTACTCAAGCAGACTCAGTTTTTGCAGTCGCAATTGGTGTCTACATCCTCTATAGCGCGTTCAAAATGGTGCAAGAGGCGATTCAAACCTTACTCGACCGCAAACTGCCCGACGAAGAATTGAAAGCAATTCGAGAATGCTGTGTGAAAGTGGAAGGGGTGCTCGGAGTTCATCAGCTAAGAACCAGAATGTCAGGGCCAACTCGATTTATCCAACTGCACTTAGAGATGGAAGACAATATCCGATTAATTGAAGCGCATCGAATCTCTGACGAAGTGGAAGATAAACTGCTTGAGCTCTATCCACATTCAGATGTACTGATCCATCAGGATCCTTATTCTGTGGTGTTAGGGGCAGAAAAAGGACAGAAGTCGCAAGATTGGTAA
- a CDS encoding CpxP family protein, with amino-acid sequence MKMAKKLVVAAVVLPLTLGTASAFAFGGKDGKKGGHGECGGGFDRGIMRQLDLTDAQKDQMKEMREASKQEMKAAFKENFEARHAEMQAQKEKVQALVLADNFDQAAANELAKTMVEKQTERKVKMLEKQHQMLSILTPEQKTKFVELQQERSAKCQEKMQQRLNKA; translated from the coding sequence ATGAAAATGGCAAAGAAACTAGTAGTAGCGGCAGTTGTTCTTCCTCTAACTCTTGGCACAGCGAGTGCGTTCGCTTTCGGTGGCAAAGATGGTAAGAAAGGTGGTCACGGCGAGTGTGGCGGTGGCTTTGACCGCGGAATCATGCGTCAACTTGATTTAACCGATGCGCAAAAAGACCAGATGAAAGAGATGCGTGAGGCAAGCAAACAAGAAATGAAAGCGGCCTTTAAAGAGAACTTTGAAGCTCGCCATGCAGAGATGCAAGCGCAAAAAGAGAAAGTTCAGGCATTGGTTCTAGCGGATAACTTTGACCAAGCGGCGGCAAACGAGCTAGCTAAGACTATGGTTGAAAAGCAAACGGAACGTAAAGTGAAAATGCTAGAGAAACAGCATCAGATGTTGAGCATCTTAACTCCTGAGCAGAAAACAAAATTTGTTGAGCTGCAACAAGAGCGTTCAGCAAAATGCCAAGAGAAAATGCAACAGCGTTTGAACAAGGCTTAG
- a CDS encoding response regulator, translated as MPNILLIDDDTELTSLLKEVLSFEGFDVSEANNGEEGLALLNDKIDLILLDVMMPKLNGMETLKRLRENWETPVLMLTAKGEEIDRVIGLELGADDYLPKPFSDRELLARIRAILRRTQSTAVSKSSKNSDCIEYQDIQVYPGKQEAYCQGEQMELTTTEFALLSHFIQNPGQTLTKEALSLDVLGKRLAAFDRAIDMHVSNLRKKLPEREDGKSRIKTLRGRGYLLVEED; from the coding sequence ATGCCAAATATCTTATTGATTGACGACGATACCGAGCTAACCAGCTTACTTAAAGAAGTCCTATCCTTTGAAGGCTTTGATGTGTCTGAGGCAAATAATGGCGAAGAAGGACTGGCACTACTCAATGACAAGATTGACCTTATCTTGCTCGATGTCATGATGCCTAAGCTCAACGGAATGGAAACCCTCAAAAGACTGCGAGAAAATTGGGAAACGCCAGTGTTAATGCTGACTGCTAAAGGCGAAGAAATCGACCGAGTGATTGGCTTAGAGCTGGGCGCAGATGATTATCTGCCAAAACCCTTTAGCGACAGAGAGCTGCTGGCTCGCATTCGCGCAATCCTACGTCGTACGCAAAGCACTGCTGTAAGCAAAAGCTCAAAAAACTCTGACTGCATTGAGTATCAAGACATCCAAGTCTATCCCGGTAAACAGGAAGCTTACTGTCAGGGAGAACAAATGGAGCTCACTACCACAGAATTCGCTCTGTTAAGCCACTTTATCCAAAATCCTGGGCAAACCCTAACCAAAGAAGCGCTGAGTTTGGATGTTTTAGGTAAGCGTCTCGCCGCTTTCGATCGTGCTATCGATATGCACGTCTCCAACCTGCGTAAGAAACTGCCAGAACGTGAAGATGGCAAATCACGCATCAAAACCTTACGTGGACGCGGCTACTTACTGGTTGAGGAGGACTAA